A portion of the Avibacterium sp. 20-132 genome contains these proteins:
- a CDS encoding 5'-nucleotidase, lipoprotein e(P4) family — MKLALSMLTLSSILALTACSSSQQNAEQQLQEQAVLGLNWVQQSGEYQALTHQAFNMAKLVFDQAKAAKGKKKAVVVDLDETMMDNSAYAGWQIQTGTGFNGDDWTRWVNARETAAVPGAVEFNNYVNSHNGKVFYVSNRKDATEKAATLDDLKTLGFIGASEEVLYLKKDKSSKSARFAEIEKLGYDIVLYVGDNLNDFGDATYHKSNAERRAFVQQHSKQFGKKFIMLPNPNYGDWEGGLAKDYYKGDNQSRVKIRHNAIKAWSGK, encoded by the coding sequence ATGAAATTGGCACTCTCTATGCTTACGCTTTCATCCATACTTGCGCTCACAGCTTGTTCTTCATCGCAACAAAATGCAGAACAACAACTACAAGAGCAAGCCGTATTAGGCTTGAATTGGGTGCAACAATCAGGTGAATATCAAGCACTGACTCATCAAGCTTTCAATATGGCGAAACTTGTCTTTGATCAAGCTAAGGCTGCAAAAGGTAAGAAAAAAGCGGTTGTCGTTGATCTTGATGAAACAATGATGGATAACAGTGCCTATGCAGGCTGGCAGATACAAACAGGTACAGGCTTCAATGGTGATGATTGGACTCGTTGGGTAAATGCACGAGAAACCGCAGCTGTACCGGGAGCGGTAGAATTTAATAACTATGTTAATAGCCACAACGGTAAAGTATTCTACGTTTCTAACCGCAAAGATGCTACAGAAAAAGCGGCAACATTAGATGACCTTAAAACGCTTGGCTTCATCGGTGCGAGTGAAGAGGTTCTCTATTTGAAAAAAGATAAATCTAGCAAATCAGCACGCTTTGCTGAAATTGAAAAATTAGGTTATGACATCGTACTTTATGTTGGTGATAATTTAAATGATTTTGGTGATGCCACTTACCACAAATCTAATGCAGAACGCCGTGCATTTGTACAACAACATAGCAAACAATTTGGTAAAAAATTTATTATGCTACCAAATCCAAACTATGGTGACTGGGAAGGCGGTTTAGCCAAAGATTATTACAAAGGTGATAATCAAAGCCGTGTAAAAATTCGCCATAATGCGATAAAAGCTTGGAGCGGAAAATAA
- the pflB gene encoding formate C-acetyltransferase, with amino-acid sequence MTQLTEAQQKAWEGFTPGDWQTEVNVRDFIQKNYTPYEGDESFLAGATEATTKLWNEVMEKIKVENKTHEPYDIDTDTPSTITSHKPGYIDQNLEKIVGLQTDAPLKRAIMPYGGIKMVKGSCQVYRRELKPEIEHIFTEYRKTHNQGVFDVYTPDILRCRKSGVITGLPDAYGRGRIIGDYRRLALYGADFLMKDKFKQFNSLQEKLERGEDIQATIQLREEIAEQHRALGKIKEMAASYGFDVSNPATNAQEAVQWTYFAYLAAVKSQNGAAMSFGRVSSFLDIYIERDLKAGKITEQEAQELIDHLVMKLRMVRFLRTPEYDQLFSGDPMWATETLAGMGLDGRTLVTKNSFRILHTLYTMGPSPEPNLTILWSEQLPEAFKRYCAKVSIDTSSVQYENDDLMRPDFNSDDYAIACCVSPMVVGKQMQFFGARANLAKTLLYAINGGIDEKSGMQVGPKTAPITDEVLDFDTVMARMDSFMDWLATQYVTALNIIHFMHDKYAYEAALMAFHDRDVFRTMACGIAGLSVAADSLAAIKYAKVKPVRGDIKDKDGNVVASNVAIDFEIEGEYPQFGNNDSRVDDLAVDLVERFMKKIQTHHTYRNATPTQSVLTITSNVVYGKKTGNTPDGRRAGAPFGPGANPMHGRDQKGAVASLTSVAKLPFAYAKDGISYTFSIVPNALGKDYEAQKRNLAGLMDGYFHHEATVEGGQHLNVNVMNREMLLDAMENPEKYPQLTIRVSGYAVRFNSLTKEQQQDVITRTFTQSM; translated from the coding sequence ATGACTCAATTAACTGAAGCGCAACAAAAAGCGTGGGAAGGATTTACCCCAGGCGATTGGCAAACAGAAGTCAATGTACGTGACTTTATCCAAAAAAACTATACCCCTTATGAAGGTGATGAATCATTCCTTGCTGGTGCGACTGAAGCAACAACCAAATTATGGAATGAAGTAATGGAAAAAATTAAGGTTGAGAACAAAACTCACGAACCTTATGACATTGATACAGATACTCCATCAACAATTACTTCACATAAACCGGGTTATATCGATCAAAATTTAGAAAAAATTGTGGGTTTACAAACAGATGCCCCATTAAAACGTGCCATTATGCCTTATGGTGGAATTAAAATGGTAAAAGGCTCTTGCCAAGTTTACCGTCGCGAATTAAAACCTGAAATTGAACATATCTTTACGGAATATCGTAAAACCCATAACCAAGGGGTATTTGATGTTTATACACCAGATATTTTACGTTGCCGTAAATCAGGTGTTATCACTGGATTACCAGATGCTTATGGTCGTGGTCGTATTATCGGGGATTATCGTCGCTTAGCACTTTATGGTGCGGATTTCTTGATGAAAGATAAATTTAAACAATTTAATTCATTACAAGAAAAATTAGAACGTGGTGAAGATATTCAAGCTACTATTCAACTACGTGAAGAAATTGCAGAACAACACCGTGCATTAGGTAAAATTAAAGAAATGGCGGCGTCTTACGGTTTTGATGTATCTAACCCAGCAACGAATGCACAAGAAGCCGTACAATGGACCTATTTTGCCTACCTTGCTGCAGTAAAATCACAAAATGGTGCCGCGATGTCTTTCGGTCGTGTATCAAGCTTCTTAGATATTTATATTGAACGTGATCTAAAAGCAGGAAAAATTACTGAACAAGAAGCACAAGAATTAATTGATCATCTTGTCATGAAATTACGTATGGTGCGTTTCTTACGTACACCAGAATACGATCAATTATTCTCTGGTGACCCAATGTGGGCAACCGAAACATTAGCTGGTATGGGCTTAGATGGTCGTACATTAGTAACCAAAAACAGCTTCCGTATCTTGCACACACTTTATACAATGGGACCTTCACCAGAACCAAACTTAACCATTCTTTGGTCTGAACAATTACCAGAAGCATTCAAACGCTATTGTGCTAAAGTGTCTATTGATACTTCTTCTGTCCAATACGAAAATGATGATCTGATGCGTCCAGACTTCAATAGTGATGATTATGCGATTGCTTGTTGTGTAAGCCCAATGGTCGTTGGTAAACAAATGCAATTCTTTGGTGCGCGTGCAAACCTTGCAAAAACCTTATTATACGCAATCAATGGTGGTATTGATGAAAAATCAGGTATGCAAGTTGGCCCTAAAACAGCACCAATTACTGATGAAGTGTTAGATTTCGATACCGTAATGGCGCGTATGGACAGCTTTATGGATTGGTTAGCAACGCAATACGTTACCGCATTGAACATTATTCACTTTATGCACGATAAATATGCTTATGAAGCAGCCTTAATGGCGTTCCACGATCGTGATGTATTCCGTACAATGGCTTGTGGTATTGCAGGGCTTTCTGTTGCAGCAGACTCTTTAGCCGCAATTAAATATGCTAAAGTGAAACCTGTGCGTGGGGATATTAAAGATAAAGACGGTAATGTGGTTGCCTCTAATGTGGCGATTGATTTTGAAATTGAAGGCGAATATCCACAATTCGGTAACAACGATAGCCGCGTTGATGATTTAGCAGTTGATCTTGTTGAGCGCTTTATGAAAAAAATTCAAACGCATCATACTTACCGCAATGCAACTCCAACACAATCCGTGCTTACTATTACGTCTAACGTGGTTTATGGTAAGAAAACAGGTAATACACCTGATGGTCGTCGTGCAGGTGCGCCATTTGGACCGGGTGCAAACCCAATGCACGGACGCGATCAAAAAGGTGCAGTAGCGTCATTAACTTCTGTGGCGAAACTTCCATTTGCTTATGCGAAAGATGGTATTTCTTACACCTTCTCAATCGTACCAAATGCATTAGGTAAAGATTACGAAGCACAAAAACGTAATCTTGCAGGCTTAATGGATGGTTACTTCCACCACGAAGCCACTGTTGAAGGGGGACAACATTTAAACGTGAACGTAATGAACCGTGAAATGTTGTTAGACGCAATGGAAAATCCAGAAAAATATCCGCAATTAACCATTCGTGTTTCTGGTTATGCTGTGCGTTTTAACTCTTTAACGAAAGAACAACAACAAGATGTAATTACACGTACATTTACACAATCAATGTAA
- the focA gene encoding formate transporter FocA gives MKTENSVSFMATPTEMAQLAENIATYKATKNQFYSFLSAISAGAFIALAFVFYTTTQTGLSNVSWGLAKLVGGLVFSVGVIMVVVCGSELFTSSTMTLVARAGQRINTIQMLRNWIAVYTGNFLGAIVIAGLIWFAGQTMAVNGQWGLTILKTAQHKIHHSWFEAFSLGILCNIMVCIAVWMSYAGKTLTDKAFIMILPIGLFVSSGFEHSVANMFMIPLGIITAHCSSVEFWQAIGLNAEQFADLDVYHFVVKNLIPVTLGNIVGGGVCIALMQWFTNKPHSH, from the coding sequence ATGAAAACAGAAAACTCCGTCAGCTTTATGGCAACGCCAACAGAAATGGCGCAATTAGCCGAAAATATCGCGACCTATAAAGCGACTAAAAATCAATTCTATTCTTTTCTTTCCGCAATTTCTGCAGGCGCATTTATTGCCCTTGCTTTTGTTTTTTATACAACAACACAAACCGGTCTCTCCAATGTGTCTTGGGGTTTAGCCAAGCTCGTAGGTGGTTTAGTTTTCTCTGTTGGGGTGATTATGGTGGTTGTCTGTGGCTCGGAATTGTTTACTTCATCAACAATGACGCTGGTTGCACGTGCAGGGCAACGCATTAATACAATTCAAATGTTACGCAACTGGATTGCCGTTTATACTGGTAATTTTTTAGGTGCTATCGTCATCGCTGGACTTATTTGGTTTGCTGGGCAAACAATGGCTGTGAATGGACAATGGGGGTTAACCATTCTAAAAACCGCACAGCATAAGATTCATCATAGTTGGTTTGAAGCCTTTAGTTTAGGTATTTTGTGTAACATTATGGTATGTATTGCAGTTTGGATGAGCTATGCCGGAAAAACCTTGACTGATAAAGCATTCATTATGATCTTGCCAATTGGCTTATTTGTTTCTTCTGGTTTTGAACATAGTGTAGCGAATATGTTTATGATTCCCCTTGGTATCATTACAGCGCACTGCAGTTCTGTGGAATTTTGGCAAGCTATCGGGTTGAATGCCGAGCAATTTGCTGATTTAGATGTATATCATTTTGTCGTAAAAAATCTTATCCCTGTTACGCTTGGTAATATTGTTGGTGGCGGGGTATGTATTGCATTAATGCAGTGGTTTACTAATAAACCACATTCACATTAG